A stretch of Cydia splendana chromosome 7, ilCydSple1.2, whole genome shotgun sequence DNA encodes these proteins:
- the LOC134791949 gene encoding uncharacterized protein LOC134791949, with protein MGNKQLNKKKTSRKRQLGRFQQTMELTKRRKLDNFTAEHDTISLDYIELQNMEMESPISSTTDIQSNDEATGSNILNPRIAQVDDIYRVPSILEEEDTHEVGDSC; from the exons atgggtaacaagcaattgaataaaaagaagacatctcgaaaaagacaactcggaagattccaacaaacaatggaactaac gaaaagaagaaaattgGATAATTTCACAGCCGAACATGATACTATATCTTTAGACTACATCGA actgcaaaatatggaaatggaatctccgatttcatcaaccactgacattcaaagtaacga TGAGGCGACCGGCTCAAACATTTTGAACCCACGCATTGCACAGGTGGATGACATTTATCGGGTTCCTAGTATATTAGAGGAAGAAGATACCCATGAGGTAGGTGATTCATGCTAA